The following proteins come from a genomic window of Gossypium raimondii isolate GPD5lz chromosome 5, ASM2569854v1, whole genome shotgun sequence:
- the LOC105770738 gene encoding protein LURP-one-related 11: protein MLKIHPQHVPYVPFTTSTEETFTIWMKSLILSGKGCTVFDSNGRIVYRVDNYNRKYCDEVYLMDSTGKVLFTIRRKKFRLIKFWEGFRTFSGRVNDEDKNPGFEVRKSCRILRCDSICEVIVRLHGDQPCQHYRIESCPGKSTFKIVDKLGRLITEVKRKQSKSGVSLGEDVLTMVVEPHIDHSLVMGLVVVYSLINGTIL from the exons ATGTTAAAGATCCATCCCCAACATGTCCCATATGTTCCTTTCACCACATCAACGGAAGAAACTTTCACGATTTGGATGAAATCTCTGATTCTTAGCGGCAAAGGCTGCACCGTGTTCGACTCAAACGGCCGGATCGTTTATCGTGTTGATAATTACAATCGCAAGTACTGCGATGAAGTTTACCTAATGGATTCTACCGGAAAAGTTTTGTTCACCATTCGAAGAAAG AAATTTAGGTTGATTAAATTCTGGGAAGGATTTAGAACATTCAGTGGAAGAGTTAACGATGAAGATAAAAACCCAGGTTTTGAAGTACGAAAAAGTTGCAGGATTTTAAGATGCGACTCCATCTGTGAAGTTATTGTCAGGTTACATGGGGATCAACCGTGTCAACATTACCGGATTGAAAGCTGTCCAGGCAAATCAACGTTCAAGATTGTAGACAAGCTCGGCAGGCTTATTACGGAG GTGAAAAGAAAGCAATCTAAAAGTGGAGTTAGTTTAGGAGAAGATGTATTGACAATGGTGGTGGAACCCCATATCGATCACTCTCTTGTAATGGGCCTTGTTGTAGTTTATAGTCTCATCAATGGTACAATATTGTGA
- the LOC105769226 gene encoding subtilisin-like protease SBT1.5, whose protein sequence is MGFFLFFFLSLLSLASSASRVDQKTFIVRVQNEAKPSVFTTHKHWYESSLSSVLSPSTPIQLLHVYDSVFHGFSAKLSPTEALKLQTLPHFIAVIPEQVRHLQTTRSPLFLGLKTTDSAGLLKESDFGSDLVIGVIDTGIWPERQSFNDRNLGPINSKWKGQCVTTNDFGSNSCNKKLIGARYFCSGYEASNGKMNETSEFRSPRDSDGHGTHTASIAAGRYVFPASTLGYAKGVAAGMAPKARLAAYKVCWNAGCYDSDILAAFDSAVADGVDVISLSVGGAVVPYYLDAIAIGAYGAAEKGIFVSASAGNGGPGGLTVTNVAPWVATVGAGTIDRDFPADVKLGNGKVVTGAGVYNGRGLSPGRMYPLVYAGSGGGGGYSSSLCLEGSLDPDFVKGKIVLCDRGINSRAAKGEVVKKAGGVGMILANGVFDGEGLVVDCHVLPATAVGASNADEIRQYIDSASKSKSSATATILFKGTRLGVRPAPVVASFSARGPNPETPEILKPDVIAPGLNILAAWPDKVGPAGIPSDNRRTEFNILSGTSMACPHVSGLAALLKAAHPDWSPAAIKSALMTTAYTVDNRGETMVDESNGNTSTVLDFGSGHVHPTKAMNPGLVYDVTPMNYVDFLCNSNYTINNIQVITRRNADCSGAKRAGHVGNLNYPSFSAVFQQYGKHTMSTHFIRQVTNVGDPNSVYKVTVRPPSGTLVTVEPKQLVFRRGGQKLNFLVRVEATAVKLAPGSTNMKSGSIVWSDGKHNVTSPIVVTMQQPL, encoded by the coding sequence ATGgggttctttcttttctttttcctttcgcTTCTCTCTTTAGCTTCTTCAGCTTCCAGAGTGGATCAGAAAACTTTCATCGTTAGAGTCCAAAACGAAGCCAAGCCTTCCGTTTTCACCACTCACAAGCACTGGTATGAATCTTCACTTTCCTCTGTTCTCTCCCCATCAACTCCTATCCAACTTCTTCACGTCTACGACAGCGTTTTCCACGGTTTCTCGGCTAAGCTTTCGCCGACTGAAGCCCTCAAGCTTCAAACGCTTCCCCATTTCATCGCCGTCATACCCGAACAAGTCCGGCACTTGCAAACCACGCGTTCTCCTCTCTTCTTAGGTCTCAAAACCACCGACAGTGCTGGCCTTTTGAAAGAATCCGACTTTGGGTCGGATCTTGTTATCGGAGTCATCGACACGGGTATTTGGCCCGAGCGTCAAAGCTTCAACGACCGTAACTTGGGTCCTATTAATTCTAAATGGAAAGGCCAATGTGTTACGACAAATGATTTCGGCTCCAATTCTTGTAATAAAAAGCTTATTGGAGCAAGGTATTTTTGCAGTGGTTACGAAGCAAGTAACGGCAAAATGAATGAGACCTCGGAGTTTCGTTCCCCACGAGACTCGGACGGCCACGGGACCCACACTGCTTCCATTGCCGCTGGAAGGTATGTGTTTCCAGCTTCTACATTAGGTTATGCTAAAGGAGTGGCTGCAGGGATGGCACCTAAGGCAAGGCTTGCAGCTTACAAAGTATGCTGGAATGCTGGTTGTTATGACTCTGATATTCTCGCCGCCTTTGATTCCGCCGTGGCTGATGGCGTTGATGTGATTTCGTTGAGTGTTGGTGGTGCTGTGGTGCCTTATTATCTTGACGCCATTGCGATTGGTGCTTACGGTGCTGCTGAGAAAGGGATTTTTGTGTCGGCCTCTGCTGGCAATGGAGGTCCTGGTGGACTGACTGTTACCAATGTGGCTCCATGGGTGGCTACCGTTGGTGCTGGGACGATTGATCGGGATTTTCCTGCTGATGTTAAGCTTGGAAATGGGAAAGTTGTGACTGGAGCCGGGGTTTACAATGGGCGGGGCTTGTCTCCGGGTCGGATGTACCCGTTGGTTTATGCCGGATCCGGTGGTGGTGGTGGGTATTCTTCTTCTTTGTGTTTGGAAGGTTCTTTGGATCCCGACTTTGTGAAAGGCAAAATCGTTTTGTGTGATAGAGGGATTAATTCCAGGGCTGCCAAAGGGGAAGTTGTAAAGAAAGCTGGAGGGGTTGGAATGATTTTGGCTAATGGGGTTTTCGACGGTGAAGGCCTAGTTGTCGATTGCCATGTGTTGCCAGCTACTGCTGTTGGTGCATCAAATGCAGATGAGATTAGACAATACATTGATTCCGCATCGAAGTCCAAATCATCAGCCACTGCCACTATTCTCTTTAAAGGGACTCGGTTAGGTGTGAGGCCAGCTCCTGTTGTGGCCTCATTTTCAGCTCGAGGGCCTAATCCCGAGACCCCAGAAATTTTAAAGCCTGATGTGATTGCTCCTGGATTGAACATCCTTGCTGCCTGGCCTGATAAAGTTGGTCCTGCTGGGATTCCATCAGATAACCGAAGGACAGAGTTTAATATTCTTTCAGGCACTTCAATGGCTTGCCCTCATGTTTCAGGATTGGCTGCTTTGTTGAAGGCAGCTCATCCTGATTGGAGCCCTGCAGCCATTAAGTCTGCCCTCATGACCACTGCTTACACAGTTGATAACCGTGGGGAAACTATGGTTGATGAATCCAACGGGAATACTTCAACAGTTTTGGATTTTGGATCAGGTCATGTTCACCCCACAAAGGCTATGAATCCTGGTCTGGTTTACGATGTAACTCCGATGAATTACGTGGACTTCTTGTGCAATTCAAACTATACGATTAACAACATTCAAGTGATCACCAGGAGGAATGCAGATTGCAGTGGGGCAAAAAGAGCTGGCCATGTTGGGAATCTTAATTACCCATCATTTTCTGCTGTTTTCCAACAATATGGCAAGCACACGATGTCGACACATTTCATTAGGCAAGTGACTAATGTTGGGGACCCAAATTCAGTGTACAAAGTTACAGTTAGGCCACCTAGTGGCACACTGGTGACGGTAGAACCAAAGCAACTTGTTTTTAGGAGGGGAGGCCAGAAATTGAATTTCCTTGTAAGAGTGGAGGCCACGGCAGTGAAGCTCGCTCCTGGAAGCACTAACATGAAAAGCGGTTCAATTGTGTGGTCTGATGGGAAGCACAATGTCACTAGTCCCATAGTCGTGACAATGCAGCAACCTCTATAG
- the LOC105770737 gene encoding uncharacterized protein LOC105770737 isoform X1 — translation MWWRSASFILDRQQHQNRTVAPSPESFLLSSPPPMADSPLNPKSNISAYYQTRAAHHAVVTTDWLAQAQAAVGRHSDDDGSLGGDKGAARIGGGGGGEEEGSGKAFSVIDEFNSWRKQPALAEAVAAIRALAAVIRTSGAATMMELEIELKKASDSLKSWDTTSISLTAGCDLFMLYVTRTSALEYEDFNSAKSRLIERAEKFGEISCKARRIIAMLSQDFFFDGCTILVHGFSRVVLEVLKTAAENKKHFRVLCTEGRPDRTGLRFSNELAKLDVPVKLLIDSAVAYTMDEVDVVLFGADGVVESGGIINMMGTFQIALVAHSMNKPVYVAAESYKFARHYPLDQKDMSPARRPIDFGVPIPSKVEVETSARDYTPPQYLTLLFTDLGVLTPSVISDELIQLYL, via the exons ATGTGGTGGAGATCGGCTTCTTTCATTCTGGACAGACAGCAACATCAAAACCGCACCGTTGCACCGAGTCCCGAATCCTTCCTCCTGTCATCTCCTCCTCCCATGGCTGATTCTcccctaaatcctaaatctaACATTTCTGCCTATTACCAGACCCGTGCCGCCCACCACGCCGTTGTAACGACCGATTGGCTTGCTCAGGCCCAGGCGGCTGTCGGCCGTCATTCCGACGACGATGGTTCGCTGGGAGGTGATAAGGGAGCTGCCCGGattggaggaggaggaggaggagaagaagaaggaagCGGGAAGGCGTTTAGTGTTATTGATGAGTTCAATAGCTGGAGGAAACAGCCTGCTTTGGCTGAGGCTGTGGCGGCTATTCGCGCCCTTGCGGCGGTTATTAGGACGAGTGGGGCTGCCACTATGATGGAGCTTGAAATTGAGCTTAAAAAGGCTTCTGATTCGCTTAAA TCGTGGGACACAACCTCTATCTCGTTGACAGCTGGTTGTGATCTCTTCATGTTGTATGTAACAAGAACATCAGCTTTAGAGTATGAGGACTTTAATTCAGCTAAGTCTCGCCTGATCGAACGTGCAGAGAAGTTTGGGGAAATATCTTGTAAG GCTCGCAGGATTATTGCAATGCTAAgtcaagattttttttttgatggttgtaccattttggtacatGGTTTCTCTAGAGTTGTTCTCGAAGTATTGAAGACAGCAGCTGAAAACAAGAAACACTTTAGAGTTCTCTGCACAG AAGGAAGGCCAGACAGAACTGGATTACGATTTTCTAATGAGCTGGCCAAGCTTGATGTTCCCGTAAAGCTTTTAATAGACTCTGCTGTGGCATACACTATGGATGAGGTGGACGTGGTACTCTTTGGAGCTGATGGAGTGGTTGAAAGTGGAGGTATCATTAACATGATGGGGACATTCCAGATTGCATTGGTGGCACATAGCATGAACAAGCCTGTTTATGTGGCTGCAGAAAGCTACAAG TTTGCTCGACATTATCCTTTGGACCAAAAAGATATGAGTCCTGCGCGACGCCCCATTGATTTTGGGGTACCAATCCCATCCAAGGTTGAGGTAGAAACATCGGCTCGAGATTACACTCCTCCTCAATATCTTACTCTACTCTTTACAGATTTGGGTGTGCTTACTCCTTCCGTGATTAGTGATGAGCTCATTCAACTATATTTATAG
- the LOC105770737 gene encoding uncharacterized protein LOC105770737 isoform X2 — translation MWWRSASFILDRQQHQNRTVAPSPESFLLSSPPPMADSPLNPKSNISAYYQTRAAHHAVVTTDWLAQAQAAVGRHSDDDGSLGGDKGAARIGGGGGGEEEGSGKAFSVIDEFNSWRKQPALAEAVAAIRALAAVIRTSGAATMMELEIELKKASDSLKSWDTTSISLTAGCDLFMLYVTRTSALEYEDFNSAKSRLIERAEKFGEISCKARRIIAMLSQDFFFDGCTILVHGFSRVVLEVLKTAAENKKHFRVLCTGRPDRTGLRFSNELAKLDVPVKLLIDSAVAYTMDEVDVVLFGADGVVESGGIINMMGTFQIALVAHSMNKPVYVAAESYKFARHYPLDQKDMSPARRPIDFGVPIPSKVEVETSARDYTPPQYLTLLFTDLGVLTPSVISDELIQLYL, via the exons ATGTGGTGGAGATCGGCTTCTTTCATTCTGGACAGACAGCAACATCAAAACCGCACCGTTGCACCGAGTCCCGAATCCTTCCTCCTGTCATCTCCTCCTCCCATGGCTGATTCTcccctaaatcctaaatctaACATTTCTGCCTATTACCAGACCCGTGCCGCCCACCACGCCGTTGTAACGACCGATTGGCTTGCTCAGGCCCAGGCGGCTGTCGGCCGTCATTCCGACGACGATGGTTCGCTGGGAGGTGATAAGGGAGCTGCCCGGattggaggaggaggaggaggagaagaagaaggaagCGGGAAGGCGTTTAGTGTTATTGATGAGTTCAATAGCTGGAGGAAACAGCCTGCTTTGGCTGAGGCTGTGGCGGCTATTCGCGCCCTTGCGGCGGTTATTAGGACGAGTGGGGCTGCCACTATGATGGAGCTTGAAATTGAGCTTAAAAAGGCTTCTGATTCGCTTAAA TCGTGGGACACAACCTCTATCTCGTTGACAGCTGGTTGTGATCTCTTCATGTTGTATGTAACAAGAACATCAGCTTTAGAGTATGAGGACTTTAATTCAGCTAAGTCTCGCCTGATCGAACGTGCAGAGAAGTTTGGGGAAATATCTTGTAAG GCTCGCAGGATTATTGCAATGCTAAgtcaagattttttttttgatggttgtaccattttggtacatGGTTTCTCTAGAGTTGTTCTCGAAGTATTGAAGACAGCAGCTGAAAACAAGAAACACTTTAGAGTTCTCTGCACAG GAAGGCCAGACAGAACTGGATTACGATTTTCTAATGAGCTGGCCAAGCTTGATGTTCCCGTAAAGCTTTTAATAGACTCTGCTGTGGCATACACTATGGATGAGGTGGACGTGGTACTCTTTGGAGCTGATGGAGTGGTTGAAAGTGGAGGTATCATTAACATGATGGGGACATTCCAGATTGCATTGGTGGCACATAGCATGAACAAGCCTGTTTATGTGGCTGCAGAAAGCTACAAG TTTGCTCGACATTATCCTTTGGACCAAAAAGATATGAGTCCTGCGCGACGCCCCATTGATTTTGGGGTACCAATCCCATCCAAGGTTGAGGTAGAAACATCGGCTCGAGATTACACTCCTCCTCAATATCTTACTCTACTCTTTACAGATTTGGGTGTGCTTACTCCTTCCGTGATTAGTGATGAGCTCATTCAACTATATTTATAG
- the LOC128040981 gene encoding uncharacterized protein LOC128040981, translated as MTTHTQRCCDQRSETKSVTYRFAKDWQEKNDLARACLHKASKRSKKWADRTRRMYNFKWRVGKVAYKLELPPKLKVHSVFHVSMLKPFHGDQEDPNRGKSERAPMGVKVSYDRKVENIEADRIIRQKYHRPRHEYLVRWKGLPDSEASWELAEALWQFQEKIDQFHKEDAMRASLEQVGENVMGCAWEHATMTNLCDPSYLKEVIWPNQTGPLPEEIKSPSQESDK; from the exons ATGACCACTCACACCCAACGTTGTTGTGACCAAAGATCTGAGACCAAATCCGTGACCTATCGATTCGCAAAAGATTGGCAAGAGAAGAATGACTTGGCTAGAGCTTGTTTACATAAGGCAAGTAAGCGTAGCAAGAAGTGGGCCGATCGAACCAGAAGGATGTACAATTTCAAGTGG AGAGTGGGCAAGGTGGCCTACAAGCTGGAGTTGCCACCAAAACTTAAAGTACACTCAGTCTTCCATGTAAGCATGCTTAAGCCGTTTCATGGAGATCAAGAGGATCCAAATCGAGGCAAGTCTGAACGAGCACCGATGGGGGTAAAGGTGTCGTACGATCGTAAAGTTGAAAACATTGAGGCGGATCGGATAATTAGACAAAAGTACCACCGACCACGGCATGAGTACTTAGTTCGATGGAAGGGACTTCCTGATAGTGAAGCAAGTTGGGAACTTGCCGAGGCATTATGGCAGTTCCAAGAGAAGATTGACCAGTTCCACAAAGAAGATGCGATGAGGGCGTCGCTAGAAcaagtgggggagaatgtcatgggttgcgcatgggaaCACGCAACCATGACGAACTTGTGCGATCCATCGTATTTgaaggaggtcatttggcccaaccaAACTGGCCCGTTGCCTGAAGAGATTAAAAGCCCATCCCAAGAGTCTGATAAATAA